Part of the Mangifera indica cultivar Alphonso chromosome 4, CATAS_Mindica_2.1, whole genome shotgun sequence genome, AATTTCTCGAATTTTATATTGACAGTTTCAATTCTGCATTACAAAATTAAGAACACTGAAGGAGTTGTGGTTAATGTCTGTgcataataatattcaatacaGATCAGATtagaaaaaattcaataaaattcgCCAACCAGCAACAGTGACATAGATCATAGAAACACGAAATTAAACAACTAAGATTCTCGTATTTCGTATTGAAAGTTCAAATTACGCATcgaatataaaatatgtaaaaaggGTTCTCGTTAAATCAAAAAACTAGTGGGGTACATCTTAATTCTGTTTTAATCGTGTCAAGATTTCTGATTAATTAAGAGAtctaaagagaaagagagagttaCCAGTCTGTTTTTGACGAAGATTGAGCGCCATTGGAGCTTGAAACGTGAATATGAGCTAAggtttttaaacaatttttagtGAGAGTAGATGCAGAGACTTGAACTGAAATGGCAAAAATGGTGGAAATTTGAGTGCTTCTTCCTGCGCTGCGTTTGGCACaatcttgctttttttttttcaattaataaaataaccatACTTGAAAGGGgcttaaaaaataacaaacacTAAAATCGTAAATACGATTTTGTCTAAGGCAGGTATTGATAACAAGCACTCAGCATCGTAATAAGGTAAGGTATAAGAGCTTATTTACCAGAGTCAAGTCAAaagactaaaaaaatataaactttggAGATAATTTTAAAGGAAAGAATGTTGACATCGGAACTATTGATAACAAGTCTCTAcccataaatgatatgttatttgtTTATAGATTGAAGCACAATTTACTTAGTGATGGTCAATTATGTGGTTAAAGTCTAAAAACTACATTTCAATCCATACATTGTCAAGTGATtaattcaaacacaaataacaTTGTAATCATAAGGTATAGACACTGAAAATGTATCCATTGTTGATTTGTGTGACATTATATCAACAGATTTACgtcttgtatttattaaaaaaaagaaaagtggtTATGATATCGAAAATTAGAGTTTGTTATCTTATATTCCATTGCAAAGCTTCTAAAAGATAGTAAAAGTTTGGTCCGACCTTGTGTTtaaaaaataggccaaatgactatatcccacccaaggtttgatgtttctcaaatgtcatctttttaactatggaaatatcaaacacccacctatggctggttaaatttaatagaaccctaacgtttgaaaattttatctctttttgcccccctaaactttaaaaactaaaatttttcttcagcctaagttttaaaaaaggtagtttcaccctagggtttcgttttgaaatctccgacgacatctccggctctattgccaacagcctctccctcctgaaACATCCTCTCCTTCCAGCAATCTCTTTCCTCCCCTTTAGAGGCCCGATCGACGTTGGAGAcgtcttgggagacgaagacgaatcgtcgtcttcgtctgggaagacggtcgtcttcccagaggtcttcttctgagaagacgaccgtcttcccaaacaaagacgacgacttcgtcttcctatgggaagacgaagaacttagtcttccctgacgaagttcttcgtcttcgtctcccaagatTTCTCGGACGTCAATCGGgcatccaaataggaggaaagagatcgctggAATGAGAGGATgtctcgggagggagaggtcgtctgcaatggagccagagatgtcgccgaagatttcaaaacgaaatcttaaggtgaaactatcattttttaaaacttaggctgtgagaaaattttagttttcaaagtttatggGAGCAAAAATAgcttatattttagtttattttttaatattatagagaaaatgacgattttacccttaccaccgttaattttaactgttcatgggtgggtgtttggtgtttacATAGTTCAAGGgaggacatttgagaaaacatcaaactttgggtgggaaatagtcgtttggcctaaaaaatatcATGTTTAGGGGTGCATGTGCAAAGGGCAATCAAACAAGTGTTtgttttaaacctaaaaatgatacttttattTCTAGACCTTACAATTATTACATATTGACTTATATAGTTAAACTCGGAGGACGAGTGTAGTACCcaaacattattgttttgtcATTGTTAGtgatttttcatgttttatttagGTGTTATTTCTTGCATGCAAAAACTGTGCTTTTAAATCCTTAGAGTATTggttaaaactatataaaccctttaatttaactaatttaatcaATTACCCTCGATTAATTGTTTGCATTTGTTGTTGTGGAattttttttaggccaaaggactatttcccacccaaggtatgttgcattcTCAATTTTcaccctttatctttgataatgctaaatactcacccatgaacagttaaaattaacggtggtaagagtaaaatcgtcattttctttataatattaaaaataaattaaaatataatctctttttacccccttaaactttaaaaactaaaagtttttcccagcctaagttttaaaaaatggcaatttcaccctagagtttcactttgaaatctccggtgtcatctccagctccattaccaacaacctctccctcccgaaacatcctctccttctggcgGTCTCTTTCCTCCGATTTGAATGTCCAATCGACATCGGAGAAGTCGTggaagacgaaaaacttcgtcggggattcatcttcccagacgaaggcAAAGCTGTCGttttcgtctaggaagacgatcgtcttcccagaggtcttcttctgggaaggagatgatgcttcaggagggagaggtcatcgacaATAGAGCTGGAGATGacgccagagatttcaaaatgaaaccctatgatgaaactgtcattttttaaaacttaggttggaaaaaattttagttttaacgtttaggggggcaaaaaaaataaaatttcaaggggttagggttctgttaattttaactgcttatgaataagtatttggtattatcaaaattaatatggGGAAACCTAagaatgcagcataccttgggtggaaaatagtcctttggcctttttttaaattaaaaattaatcaatgatAAGTCTAGATTttcattaaatgaaaaaaaaaaaaaaaggcatattACTAGTATACAATTTTAGAACCAAATCCCAAAAATATCCtcaactgaaaataaaaaataaaaaataaaaataaaaaaaaggacaCAAAAGAACACGCAGGAAAGCATATTCGTGGTCCAAACACACAGGAAAGCATATTCGTGATCCAAACGCAGCCTTACGATTTAACCGGTCTCTTTGCAAGGGATACCTGTTAACAAAGTGACACAGAGAGCAAAAGAGAAGAAACTGAAAGCGGTAGTAAACATGGCAACGACATCGTTTCTTCGGAACAAGTACTGGGTTCTGAGGCACGGTAAAAGCATTCCAAACGAGAAAGGGCTTATAGTTTCTTCATTGGTTCGTCTCTTCACTGTTGTTTATTCAATTTACATGCTTATCATCTGTTCATTTGATGCTACTCATTTTCTTACTGTTAAGTAGCCACTGCCTGTCTTTACTCTTAATCAGTTACTGTCTTTTGGATTGTGCGAGGAAATGATGAATAGTTACCAGTTTAGTTAGTTTTTTCAGATGTCACTGTCTTGTTTCATGGCTTGTGCGATTCCAGAAGTGCGATTTTGAATGCCATATCCCATCtgggtaattttgaaaaatgtctttttattttgtttaagtttCCCTTTTTTCCCGGCGTGTGTTATGTAGGGGGAATTCTTGTTAGTTGTGTGCTTTTGAATGCTAATCCCATTTGGGTTATTTTAAAAGAAGTTTCcttctattattattttcttttcatttttctatgtTTCTCATAAAGGGTGAGATTTTTTGTGAACATCAACTTCGAGCAGAAATGCCACTTTAAAGTTTTTTCTGGAGAAGGAAATTGTCATCTTTGAAAGTAAATTTATTTGCTATATTTTGGgagttataaatgttgattaaTGATGATAGGAAAATGGAACGCGTCCTGAGTATCAATTGGCATCAGAAGGTGTCAATCAAGCTCAATTGGCTGGAGAATTATTCCTGAAGGTAATTACACTTGATGCATCCCAGGCCATAATTCTAGTTATTTTGCCTCAATGAATTGTCTACAAGTTTCCtctaataaattgaaaatgttctttcaGACTGAGGTTGTCTTATGTTTACTGTTTGGAATTTGGATATGATATCTGTTTGAAGCAACTGTTGAATTCAGAGGGGAGATTGTTTAGTTGTTATGATTAAAATTGGATCCAGCGTTGTATGCTTGGGAGAATAATTAGTAATAGCTTGAGTGGATGATACATATGATGACCAGCTTTCCAAGAAAAAGCTGCTTTAACTGTCCATAGGAACTTTTAGATGAGcatgaagaagaaaagcttTTGCCTGGCTCCATTGGTCAGTTTTATTACCCATTGCCGGCTAACTGCCCTAATTCATCACTCTGTACtggataatttatcttttgctagtatgaaaaatgaaaatttttaattatttacttcaCATATATACTAACTGTTTTACATTTGcagaatttaaatgaaaataacataCCACTAGAAAGTGTCCGCATATGCTACTCCCCTTTTTCCAGGACAACTCACACAGCTAAAGTTGTGGCATCTGTTTTGAATATCTCATTTGAAGGTCCTCAATGTAAGGTGAGCTCTTTTACCCTCAGAAAGATCTATCTTTGTGAGATGGCTATATGTTGCATTGAAATgcaagagaagaaaaatcactTGGTACTTAGTATGTGAATGGCTAATGATGAGCAACTCTAATGGGCATAATGCGAAATGAAAAGATATCACATGTTAGATTTGACCTGGTAAAATTCTGATATAACAAGTCATGGTATACTTATGATGGTGACAAATGATtaggtttattttcttctttctgcacCTGTTTCCCATTACACTGTTCATAAACTAAATACTGCTGAATAGGTGATTGAAGATCTCCAGGAACGTTTCTTCGGTCCTACATTTGAACTTATGTCACATGATAAAGTAAGTGTCTAatggaatttaaatttgatattctGTTATAATGATAAGGTTATTCTTTTCTgcttcataaattataaatggtATTCAAGAATGTAATGTGAAGCAAGAAtttgtacatattaaaattttgctGAAGTATTTGATGCTTTAGCATTCGAGactttatttcttcttcccTTTTATGAACAGTATACAGAGATATGGGCCCTTGATGAGAAAGATCCATTTATGAGACCAGAAGGTGGAGAAAGTGTAAATGATGTGGCTTCTAGACTTGCAAGTGCTATGTTGTCgattgaatcaaaatttcaagGGTAACTAATCCATGTTTGTTTGGAAGTGGAATATATATCTGGGATTTTTTgtgattcaaaatttttatgttttgacgCACAAGTATCAATAATCAACTAAGTCAATAGACATCCAGATATTTGATGCACAAATATTGATAATCAGCTAAGTCAATAAGCATCCAGATAATGTCATCTCCAGCATTCTATTTAGAGCACATGGATGGCAGAGTCCTGATAAGTCATTGCATTTCAGATGGCATATCAACTCAAAAGTATTAGGAAAAGTTTCTTATCTGGAttcttaagaaatttaaataaaatattgagatcatttttttttttagttctcAACAGAAATTTgcttttatttaatgttgttcCTGCAGATGCTCAATTTTGGTTGTCAGCCATGGCGATCCCCTGCAAATCTTGCAGACACTACTAAATGCAGCTAAGGAGATCACAGGACCCAATGTCAATGGCTTGGATTCAACACTTAAAGCTGTCCGAGTCTCTAACATCTTGTCACAGCACAGAAAATATTCTTTGCTTACTGGAGAACTCCGGGCAGTTGTATAGTTTGCACTTGGCATCTCGTTCATGAGCATAAAACCATTGCATAGGTCATGGCATTGTATGGCTTAGAATGAAATTCAGCCCAAGATTTTTTCAACAGAAAAAGATAGTTGCCTGAATAAGATCAGGGTGAAAGCTTTTCAGAATAATTTTttgcataatattttaaagtgtTGTTTAGTCAACTTATTGTTGAAGATTGGTGCTATTTGCTCTCCATCTATGAATTAAAGCCCCGTTTATCAATTCAGTCAAGATTGATTGTAATCCTCTAACTTGTTGGTTTCTTGGTTCATATACTCATCTTTGTTATTGAATTTTCATTGCCCCTCTCCTATTCGGGTTAGTTACTAAACTGTAGGGCTTCTGCATTCTTATTGAAAGAACAATCCCAAAAAACAAATTAGGTTATGCAAAGGAAATCAGACACGGTATTGCTGGGTCAAATATGGTCCCTTCTGAAGCAAATCTTTCAGTCAATAGAATGTAAGGTCTCAGGTAATACACATGAACAAAGCCTCAACTAAGTAAAGCTTGCACAACATATTTACTAGACAATTCTTCTCAAGAAAGCATTCTCCCACTTCAATACAACAATACAATGCATTGTGAAGACAACTGATTTACTTAATAGACATCCatttaacacaaaaaatttctcaaatcaTAAATCATCGTCCTGATCCCAGTGGCATTCTCAAgccttaaaattttctatacaGAAAATTGTAAGAGCACCACGCATCATAACAATTGTACACCATTTACCACTTATCGCAAAGACAACGACAACCTCACCATTTACCGTGAAAAGATCCATGTAGAAGAAAAAATTGGATCGAAGTCTTCATCTTCCTTGTGGAGCTTTGTACACATAAACCGAAAAGCCTTAATGGGGAGAATGGCACTTTCCTCACTGAATGATAATGCACAAACCTTCTATGCTTCATGCCTCAATAATGCTTGTTGAGCTCCCATTTCTTGTGTAGATACAACATTCTCTTAACTAATCTTTGGTGACCCACCTTTGACCTCTGACTTGGTAGCCTCCATAGCTTTGGTCACTACTGCTTTCTCCCCCGCTTTCTGCACTAGTATATCCTGATTTTCGACGGTGCTTTTTCCGTGTAGGTGCACTGTCACTAATGCTCCCATTTAACAGTGGGTCATCAATTCCTCGAATCACCCTCCGTGCAGGTGATGATGTAGCAATGCAACTATCGTCCTTTGTTCTCCTCTTATCCTTGTCCTTCTTTATATTTTGGGAGATCCTATGTATTTTTTCATTGAACTTTGTAATACCCTTCTCCACTGGCTCTACTGCTTGGTTCACAGTGAACTTCACATCATTTACAATCTGCAAAGGTTACAAACATCAGATTCAGCATCAAATAAGAGAAGGAGAAAGCTAAAACAAAAGTAACTGTTTGGTTCACAGTGAGCTTCACATTGTTTACAATCTGCAATAGTTAAAAACATCAGATTCAGCACCAAATAAGGGAGGaagaaagataaaacaaaagtgaGGTTTTACATTAAAGACATTCAGAAACGACAAACAAGCAATTCCTGCTAAACAAAAATTGTTGAgttatatataaactgaatcTGGTTATAATCGGTTTATTGACAATTAACATATTTCTTGATATTATTAAACTCCTTCCTGAGCCTATAAAATGTTCAATTCCAGGCAATTAAAAGAGATTGACTCATCTTTAATCCTTTATGATTTGTAGAGGCCAAAATATCCACATGTAAAAGACTATTTGAATGTCACAATATAGAATTGAGGAAGCTTACATATTCACCACCACCAACAAAAACATCCCGGACACTTTCTCTAATGGTCATTCCACTCCTGTTATCAATGTCTGGCTGTGGTAGACGTAGCTTTGTAGGTCGTTCACTATCCCTAATCTCATCAGGGTCCAGAGGACAATCAGCAGAATAGTCTCCAAGAATTGAAACACTCCCAGAAAAACGCTCTCCCATTAGCTCATAAGGCTTCGCAGGGAATACATATAGGTGGACAACAGAAGCAATGCCCATCTGTGCTGGATGAATACTTAGACCTATTAGACTTTACCattttgatagaattacaacattatttatatgaaactcagaatataattattttttataaaattgtagcATCACTATATGAAACTCAGAACATCGTCATGAACaatgaagaaaattcaaagagaAAAGTTAAGGTTCTcaaaaatattagaaacattaaaaaaatgggTTCTCAGTTAGTGATGCCACTTTCCCAAAGATTAAAGTAGTGAATGTCAGCAACTACCTCTATACAAATGATGAAATCTTGCACGCTTGATTTTAACTCTAAGCCTTGAGCTATTCGACTTTTAAACAAACCAAGAGCATAGAGAAGTGCGATCGCCACACCTTGCCACCAAGTCAGAAACACAATTGACTTGAAAGTTAAAAACTTGGCCAATGGCTTTATGTGTGCCAGTTCATCCTTTGTGACTGtataaaattgaactaaacaaTACAAAGCCCAGGACtgactaaaatttaaaaccacCGCAATATATGGATACCTACAAAAACACAAGAAGGCTAGGGCAATCAGagatttcttaaaaatatatcattcatAACTATTCACTATTCCAGATGCAAGATAAATCAATAACAGAATTTGCAGATAGAATTCTCTctcattgaattaaattgaactaagATTTGGAATGTATTATCGCAAGATCCAAACCAAATGAAACCTTACTGAATTATGACAGCATATATGCATAATTATCATGACAAACAATTATTTACATCCACAAAGAAGATTAGTATACATGATAAAATAAGTGTCACTCTCAAACCATTCAACACAGCAGCATGTGATCCTATGAGTCCTTATGCTTTAAACAAGGTCATCATAAAGTACTTATATTTTGCAGCAAATGCTTTACCATGTAATTGTTTAATGGGCTTTAAGATAATCTTACCCACATCCCAACTTGAAATCTCCTTCACAATACACACCAAAGGCTTCAAGAATTACGGCTAAAATAGCACTGAGAGACTTTATTATCATCTGGCAAAGAAAGATAGAAATAACCCattaaacaaagaaagagaaaaattggTAAGCAATAGAAGCAGGCAAAAGATGTCATTTtatgaagtgaaaaaaaaaaaaatacatacgTATTGAACAATGCCAATCTTGACAACTTGGTAAAACCACTGACCAAGTTTCCATGGTTTCAAGAAATAGTTCATTGGGAATGGGTGCTTCACAGTTCCTTTCTCAAAACTGGGTTCTAATAGGGGGTTTTTATAGCTTGCGCGACCTTCCCTTTCCATAAACTCGATAGTCCTTTGTTCTCCACCTTCCATAATTATTGGGGGAAAAAGGTGAAAAGAAGATCAAAGACAAAAGCAGCTGGGAGCGTAAGCCAAAAAAGTGCAAAAGTAATTGACAAGAAAGGAATTTTTCAACAAATATGATCTTAAAGTGAATAAACTTATAAAGAATCTTATTGATTCATACAGTTGTTGTGATTAACAGACAATTCACAAGTTGCAATTCAAGCTATATACTCTCTGAGACAGATTAAATATGCAAGTGTATTTTCCAGCTTGTTAACTTGAAATGCATATTCAAATATGCATGTGTTTGTGAATGCAAAATTCACTAACCTTAAAGTGGTgtaaagattaaagaaaaaaatttccagCAAAGGTTAACAAAACAATGCATTAGTGAATATATAAACATGACATGctcttcataaataaaatttcaatatcacATAATACAGCTCTCGAAAGTACATACCTAAGCATGCAACAAGGTATCTTCCAAAACAATACATGGCAAAGGATTCATAGCAATCCCGTAGTATCTCACAATCAACACTAATTGATGGATTAGTCAATGACACAAACTGTATAAAACAATCCATGTTAGTGAAAGAGATAATGATATATTGATGCACGAAGGCATGTAGTACCAAAAAGAAATGCAATGCCATATATCAGTTCAATGCATCTACATTTGGCAAAAGAAGccattaaataaattcaaaataaccaCATGAATGTACAactccttaaatttaaaaatcccAATCATTTTGGCAAACTATTCtgttaattcaatataatcaatatacacAACATGAAATAAGAGGCAATATGCTGAACCTTCCATCTCAAATATTCCACAAATTTATAGTAATCTAATGTCAAGGTATATCTGATATTCTCAAAATAATTCCACCAGCCAATCTTGTATTTTAAAGACATGTACACATATCATACCAGATTAACTTATCCAAACATGTAAGAAAATAACCAAAAGTACTGAAAATCATTCACTATAGACAAAGGTGCATACATTCAACAACAAAATACTGCCTTCACATTTATACAAATGATGCTGCATTGTGTTCTACTAAACAACTCACCGATTCTACCACATAGCAAGGAACCATCAAAATAACTCCAATCAAAAACTTTTGTTCCTGAAAAACAAGGACCAAAAAGAAATGgcatgcaaataaaataattattagagcAAAACACTAATGAACACATCAAGAAAATCCACAACAGTGTGACAAGGGATTAAAAAAACCTCAGGATTTTTGTATGCAGAAAGGTGCTCAAACACGAGGTACATCGATAGAGAAAGAGTAAAAACTACGAGAACACCAGCAACTAGACTTGCCCATAAGGGAGTTTTATAAGCCAACAAGGAAATGAGATCGTGATAGGTTATAATCCTCATTAGCTACACAAGGCCTACACTTTCAAATATTGCCAGCATAATGAAATTACCAATCTCCAGACTAATACATTATACATTTGTTGACAAATCAATTGAGCCACCAGAGATATGCACCTGTTCACATCCACCCAAAAAACTATATCATGAaaaattttctgaaaaaaaatataaagactAAGAATGCTAAAAAAATTTTGCTTGAAAGATAATGTTTTCATCATCTATTCATCCAAATAAGCATAACTCATCAATCATCAATGAGAACCAGCGATAACCATATatatagagtttaattttgtcAGTATAAAAGAACAAGGTTCAGTAATCAAATACGAATGTACTActaaaagtgaaaatatataGTCAATAAGGGagatttttccaaaaaaaaaaagaagaggttGGTTGAAAATAATGTTCTTATAATCTATCAATCAAAACAAGCAAACCCAATTAATCATCCAAGAGAACCAGAAATACCCAGATTATTATTCgtaatttttctccttttttaggtttaattttttacaaataaaagaagaatattcagtatatattaaaatcataacaa contains:
- the LOC123213907 gene encoding protein LAZ1 isoform X2 — protein: MRIITYHDLISLLAYKTPLWASLVAGVLVVFTLSLSMYLVFEHLSAYKNPEEQKFLIGVILMVPCYVVESFVSLTNPSISVDCEILRDCYESFAMYCFGRYLVACLGGEQRTIEFMEREGRASYKNPLLEPSFEKGTVKHPFPMNYFLKPWKLGQWFYQVVKIGIVQYMIIKSLSAILAVILEAFGVYCEGDFKLGCGYPYIAVVLNFSQSWALYCLVQFYTVTKDELAHIKPLAKFLTFKSIVFLTWWQGVAIALLYALGLFKSRIAQGLELKSSVQDFIICIEHRWALLLLSTYMYSLRSLMS
- the LOC123213909 gene encoding uncharacterized protein LOC123213909, producing the protein MATTSFLRNKYWVLRHGKSIPNEKGLIVSSLENGTRPEYQLASEGVNQAQLAGELFLKNLNENNIPLESVRICYSPFSRTTHTAKVVASVLNISFEGPQCKVIEDLQERFFGPTFELMSHDKYTEIWALDEKDPFMRPEGGESVNDVASRLASAMLSIESKFQGCSILVVSHGDPLQILQTLLNAAKEITGPNVNGLDSTLKAVRVSNILSQHRKYSLLTGELRAVV
- the LOC123213907 gene encoding protein LAZ1 isoform X1 encodes the protein MRIITYHDLISLLAYKTPLWASLVAGVLVVFTLSLSMYLVFEHLSAYKNPEEQKFLIGVILMVPCYVVESFVSLTNPSISVDCEILRDCYESFAMYCFGRYLVACLGGEQRTIEFMEREGRASYKNPLLEPSFEKGTVKHPFPMNYFLKPWKLGQWFYQVVKIGIVQYMIIKSLSAILAVILEAFGVYCEGDFKLGCGYPYIAVVLNFSQSWALYCLVQFYTVTKDELAHIKPLAKFLTFKSIVFLTWWQGVAIALLYALGLFKSRIAQGLELKSSVQDFIICIEMGIASVVHLYVFPAKPYELMGERFSGSVSILGDYSADCPLDPDEIRDSERPTKLRLPQPDIDNRSGMTIRESVRDVFVGGGEYIVNDVKFTVNQAVEPVEKGITKFNEKIHRISQNIKKDKDKRRTKDDSCIATSSPARRVIRGIDDPLLNGSISDSAPTRKKHRRKSGYTSAESGGESSSDQSYGGYQVRGQRWVTKD